The following are encoded together in the Vigna unguiculata cultivar IT97K-499-35 chromosome 2, ASM411807v1, whole genome shotgun sequence genome:
- the LOC114173615 gene encoding ammonium transporter 3 member 1-like has protein sequence MTTIVPFPSNLLPGDGSPEWMSRADNAWQLVAATLVGLQSVPGLIILYGGAVKKKWAVNSAFMSLYAFACVFFCWVVWGYRMSFGDPLVPFWGKPAMSLDHGYLFERAFLGAFPNATMVYFQCVFAAITLILIAGAVLGRMNFYAWMLFVPLWLTFSYTFTAFSIWSTNGFLSKMGIIDYSGGYVIHLSSGVAGFTAAYWVGPRLNKDRERFPPNNILLMLAGAGLLWMGWTGFNGGDPYIVNADASLAVLNTHACTATSLLTWVILDVIFFRKPSVIGAVQGMITGLVCITPAAGVVEGWAALLMGVFSGSIPWFTMMVVHKRSKLLQKVDDTMAVFHTHAIAGTLGGLLTGLFAEPRLNKLFYGVPGQYVGFFYGFHSNKVHTGFRQMGVQIIGIIFVVFVNVVTTSLICLFIRVFVPLRMSEEDMEIGDEAAHGEEAYAIWGQGDKLENSSSKYGSSLYDDVEAGSHKKKHGGVVEMM, from the exons atgacaactatt GTTCCGTTTCCCTCGAATCTTTTGCCAGGAGATGGAAGCCCCGAATGGATGAGTAGGGCAGACAATGCATGGCAGCTGGTGGCTGCAACACTGGTGGGTCTGCAGAGTGTTCCAGGGCTCATAATATTGTATGGTGGAGCTGTGAAGAAGAAATGGGCAGTGAACTCAGCATTCATGTCACTCTATGCTTTTGCGTGTGTGTTTTTCTGCTGGGTTGTGTGGGGATACAGAATGTCCTTTGGTGACCCACTTGTCCCTTTCTGGGGAAAACCTGCCATGTCACTTGATCATGGATATCTCTTCGAGAGGGCCTTTCTGGGGGCCTTCCCTAATGCCACAATGGTGTATTTTCAGTGTGTGTTTGCAGCCATTACTCTGATTCTCATTGCCGGGGCTGTGTTGGGGCGCATGAACTTCTATGCTTGGATGCTGTTTGTGCCTTTGTGGCTCACATTCTCCTACACCTTCACAGCTTTCAGCATATGGAGTACTAATGGCTTCTTGTCCAAAATGGGGATAATAGATTACTCAGGTGGATATGTCATCCATTTGTCTTCTGGGGTTGCTGGTTTCACAGCTGCATATTGG GTCGGGCCAAGGCTAAACAAGGACAGGGAAAGGTTTCCTCCAAACAACATCCTTCTGATGCTGGCAGGTGCAGGGTTGTTGTGGATGGGGTGGACAGGGTTCAACGGAGGAGATCCATACATAGTGAATGCAGATGCTTCCCTTGCCGTACTCAACACCCACGCTTGCACTGCCACCAGCTTGCTCACTTGGGTCATTCTTGATGTCATCTTTTTCCGAAAGCCTTCTGTCATTGGAGCTGTTCAAGGCATGATCACTGGTTTGGTCTGCATTACTCCTGCCGCAG GAGTTGTGGAGGGATGGGCAGCACTTTTAATGGGAGTGTTCTCTGGGTCAATTCCTTGGTTCACCATGATGGTGGTTCACAAGAGATCAAAGCTACTGCAGAAGGTTGATGACACCATGGCAGTGTTCCACACTCACGCCATTGCAGGAACCTTAGGAGGATTACTCACTGGGCTGTTTGCCGAGCCAAGACTCAACAAATTGTTCTACGGAGTTCCTGGTCAATACGTTGGCTTTTTCTATGGTTTCCATTCCAACAAGGTGCACACAGGGTTCAGACAAATGGGGGTTCAAATCATTGGGATTATCTTTGTTGTCTTTGTCAATGTTGTCACCACAAGCTTGATATGCCTCTTCATTAGAGTTTTTGTTCCACTGAGAATGTCTGAAGAGGATATGGAGATTGGTGATGAAGCTGCTCATGGGGAAGAGGCTTATGCCATCTGGGGTCAGGGTGATAAGCTTGAAAATTCAAGTTCAAAGTATGGAAGTTCATTGTATGATGATGTTGAAGCTGGGTCACACAAGAAGAAACATGGTGGCGTGGTTGAGATGATGTAG